In Myripristis murdjan chromosome 9, fMyrMur1.1, whole genome shotgun sequence, the following proteins share a genomic window:
- the setbp1 gene encoding SET-binding protein — protein MEPRDLVGSARPNEVELQGGRAEPNEDEQEGAGGISLARSDDVINGAISEGEGLEEQGEGLLEEQEFSIKEASFQEGSLKLKIQTTKRTKKPPKSLENYICPPEIRMTIRPPAGEGRGGRQSRAGGGAGAGRSLKEEERGPPRKRTYERQFRMPEQREGGLLQLLGDHPLPKHQPRSSLLHTHTLSHTQQTQHTLTQQSQHTLTHQHQLTPDWITSSTAPSASPANPGEAEPARELAGAGRSSLLDPSPPFSQTAARSPSPQRSLTPDLQLPVVTDASILNLTSLSRGRGLQEVSEQLFGNIKRKYGRKDSQRMLSNPHSAEAPWGRQPEKGVESPTTSEERQKYRQEETAERFHEEREERRKEDRERAITGRRGDEEDRGIPMLSEEGKGRKRRRRQSFNESFSMEEQSEQPQDSDTTEKHQPGPPEPKSSHKMDTHKNESRLASQAEVNGERTEKGERGDKGEKREKGERVDRAERGEAVVSGPEQESALNTNRVKKNPVGRPKNSTDTHKHREPIHNHIPSPSLISNPRLPSPNPSPSPSPKPRVNISPSPSPRSRVNLSPSPSPRPRTTLSPSPSPSTSSTASPSARPTKTKDRWSYLKTRSPPSLTPPQRDTRGTPSTLTDPPSAFPITPSSPLYTNTDSLTVHTPIKRKRGRPKKQPLLTVETIHEGTSTSPPSPLAQETSPALNRRRKTHTLTTLAQMASTTTSTSSNSLKLKRGKAHSRPVNKMKLGKVQSILNEILSGSGQNGSLALKSSSAPVTSAMSAMASTIEARLGKQINVSKRGTIYIGKKRGRKPRAETQGSNPPRTSKDKPALPVSMSSLYESLLVPSTTSSPSSSAPSLRANQSDATMPSLQPISALPSKPQSKGFLSGGWKLSPPRLLANSPSHLSEGASVKEVTLSPISESHSEETIPSDSGIGTDNNSTSDQTEKGPASRRRYSFDLCGFEAAEAAALEASSRGSRARCERQVAAVDNFLSQQEKKQKHHRRKRKCLQSRDHLHFLSELEEVVLKLQQLRVSHRRYTCYPQQPYPSIFRLNFHHYYPVTYDSYPCESGPYLRRSADLKAKRRRGRPAKASEPITSKLPFVQGYGYPLAGGNYYAAPYAMPYAPPLSLGYFPPAPPLYLPHHSLGPAPPSPFMRPAVPPPKSFHSGGLSKLQAGAKLRSSTGPLQGSAVRGEALGSLGAGSAGLGGVRLHKRKHKHKHKHKDEPLLSPRDRQELGGLFSGAKTNARLSMLNDRRDLANQGSSKRLEKQRGSGRGSSLGMFESDHLSAHSLADSQFHSHQSGQQINSFMSSYSSQSQRPELATDLFLGSREEECSSRSRKRGLTVFGEQGLMSFQNARQEPGQMTQCSSSPLTGVPSKRRYKRREVEQIQKEVRRMCSLSNVLSSQRNFEHVQKILRVKRLQRQAKTGNNVIKRRPGRPRKQPLEESEPASRREEGWADGRGLDISTSRRSDGRTLGMPVLERCVDLPGRRGLRPTLTPEPLEFSNHDSISATIETVVHQARSVPPLARGGKRRGRGRRRNELWAPSSQ, from the exons ATGGAGCCAAGGGATCTGGTTGGCTCGGCCCGACCCAACGAGGTGGAGTTACAGGGAGGCAGGGCGGAGCCAAATGAAGACGAGCAGGAAGGAGCCGGGGGCATCAGTTTGGCGCGCAGCGATGATGTGATTAATGGCGCCATCAGCGAGGGGGAGGGATTAGAGGAGCAGGGGGAGGGGCTTCTGGAGGAGCAGGAGTTCTCCATCAAGGAAGCCAGTTTCCAGGAGGGAAGTCTAAAGCTGAAGATCCAGACCACCAAGCGCACCAAGAAACCCCCCAAGAGCCTGGAGAACTATATTTGCCCGCCAGAGATCAGGATGACCATCAGACCTCCAGCTGGGGAGGGCAGAGGGGGCCGGCAGAGCCGTGCAGGAGGGGGGGCCGGAGCTGGGCGGAGCCTGAAGGAGGAGGAACGTGGACCCCCGAGAAAGAGG ACATACGAGCGCCAGTTCAGAATGCCAGAGCAAAGGGAAGGAGGCCTGCTGCAACTACTGGGAGATCATCCTCTGCCCAAACACCAGCCTCGCAGCTCACtcctgcacacgcacacactctcacacacacagcaaacacagcacacactcacgcagCAATCTCAACACACCCTCACGCACCAACATCAACTCACTCCAGACTGGATTACGTCCTCTACTGCACCTTCTGCATCCCCGGCCAATCCTGGGGAGGCTGAGCCAGCCAGAGAACTGGCAGGAGCCGGTAGGAGCTCTTTGCTCGACCCAAGCCCGCCTTTCTCTCAGACAGCTGCACGAAGCCCTTCACCTCAGAGATCCCTGACTCCAGACCTTCAGTTACCGGTTGTTACTGATGCCAGTATTCTCAACCTGACCTCTCTCAGcag GGGGAGGGGTTTGCAAGAGGTCAGTGAGCAGCTCTTTGGGAACATCAAGAGGAAGTACGGCAGGAAGGACTCCCAGAGGATGCTCAGTAATCCCCACAGTGCTGAGGCACCTTGGGGAAGGCAGCCAGAGAAAGGAGTGGAAAGTCCAACTACttcagaggaaagacagaagtACCGGCAAGAGGAGACAGCTGAACGGTTCcatgaagaaagagaggagcggagaaaagaggacagagagagagcaattactgggaggagaggagatgaggaggacagagggattCCCATGCTGTcagaggaagggaaagggagaaagaggcgGAGGAGGCAGTCCTTCAATGAGTCATTTTCCATGGAGGagcaatcagagcagccacaggaCTCTGACACCACAGAGAAGCACCAGCCTGGGCCCCCAGAGCCTAAATCATCACACAAGATGGACACTCACAAAAACGAGTCTCGACTTGCGAGTCAGGCTGAGGTTAatggagagaggacagagaaaggagagaggggagataaaggggagaaaagagaaaaaggagagagggtaGATAgggcagaaagaggagaggcagtTGTAAGTGGGCCTGAACAGGAGTCAGCTTTGAATACAAATAGAGTGAAAAAGAACCCAGTGGGTCGACCCAAGAACAGCACAgacacccacaaacacagagagcctATCCACAACCACATCCCCAGTCCCAGTTTGATCAGTAACCCCAGACTACCTAGTCCAAACCctagccccagccccagccctaAACCCAGGGTAAACATTAGTCCTAGTCCCAGCCCCAGGTCTAGAGTCAACCTTAGCCCCAGTCCTAGCCCAAGACCAAGGACCACCCTGAGTCCAAGCCCTAGCCCTAGCACCAGCTCCACAGCCAGCCCCAGTGCCAGACCAACCAAGACCAAGGACAGATGGTCCTACCTGAAGACCCGAAGCCCGCCCAGCCTCACCCCACCCCAGAGAGACACCCGGGGTACTCCATCCACCTTGACTGACCCCCCCTCAGCCTTCCCCATCACCCCCTCCAGTCCCCTCTACACCAACACTGACAGCCTGACTGTCCACACACCCATCAAGAGGAAACGAGGACGCCCCAAGAAACAACCCCTTCTAACGGTGGAGACCATCCACGAGGGCACATCCACTTCCCCCCCAAGCCCGCTGGCACAGGAAACCTCACCAGCGCTGAATCGCAGGAGGAAGACACACACGTTAACCACACTAGCCCAAATGGCCTCTACTACCACCAGCACCAGTTCTAACAGTTTGAAACTGAAGCGTGGCAAGGCCCATTCCAGGCCAGTGAATAAGATGAAGCTTGGGAAAGTCCAGAGCATCCTGAACGAGATCCTTTCAGGCTCCGGTCAGAATGGCAGTCTGGCTCTGAAGTCATCCTCTGCTCCTGTTACCTCAGCTATGAGTGCCATGGCATCCACCATCGAGGCTCGGTTAGGCAAACAGATAAACGTGAGCAAGAGAGGAACCATCTACATTGggaagaagagggggaggaaacCCCGAGCAGAAACTCAAGGCTCCAACCCTCCCAGAACCTCCAAGGACAAGCCTGCCCTACCCGTCTCCATGTCCAGTCTCTATGAGAGCCTACTAGTGCCTTCCACCACTTCCTCACCCAGCTCCAGTGCTCCCTCCCTCAGAGCTAACCAGTCTGATGCCACTATGCCCAGTCTGCAGCCCATCTCAGCCCTGCCCTCCAAGCCACAAAGCAAGGGCTTCCTATCTGGGGGCTGGAAACTCTCCCCTCCTCGTCTTTTGGCTAATTCACCCTCCCACCTATCAGAAGGGGCGTCAGTGAAGGAGGTGACCCTTTCCCCCATCAGTGAGTCCCACAGCGAGGAGACGATTCCCAGTGACAGTGGAATAGGGACAGACAACAACAGCACCTCAGATCAAACTGAGAAGGGCCCGGCCTCCCGACGCAG GTACTCGTTTGATCTGTGTGGGTTTGAGGctgcagaggcagcagctcTGGAGGCATCCAGCAGGGGCAGTAGAGCACGCTGTGAACGGCAGGTGGCCGCCGTGGACAACTTCCTGTCTCAGCAGGAGAAGAAGCAAAAACACCATCGACGGAAGAGGAAGTGCCTACAGAGCCGGGACCATCTGCACTTTCTATCTGAACTTGAGGAG GTCGTGTTGAAGCTCCAGCAGCTGCGTGTCTCTCATCGCCGATACACCTGCTACCCCCAGCAACCATATCCCTCCATTTTCCGCCTCAATTTCCACCATTACTACCCTGTTACTTATGACTCCTACCCCTGTGAGTCCGGCCCATACCTCCGCAGGAGTGCTGATCTGAAGGCTAAGAGGAGGCGAGGCCGTCCAGCCAAAGCCAGCGAGCCAATCACATCAAAGCTGCCTTTTGTTCAAGGATATGGTTACCCACTGGCCGGGGGAAATTACTATGCAGCACCCTATGCCATGCCTTACGCACCCCCTCTGAGTCTGGGCTATTTTCCCCCGGCTCCCCCACTCTATCTGCCCCACCACTCACTAGGACCTGCACCCCCATCTCCCTTCATGAGGCCTGCTGTCCCACCTCCCAAGTCTTTCCACTCCGGGGGACTCTCCAAACTCCAGGCAGGTGCCAAACTCCGCAGCTCTACTGGGCCACTCCAGGGGTCTGCTGTACGGGGAGAGGCTCTGGGATCCCTGGGTGCTGGCAGTGCAGGTCTTGGAGGGGTTCGCCTCCACAAGAGgaagcacaagcacaagcaTAAGCACAAGGACGAACCCCTGCTTTCTCCACGAGACCGGCAAGAGCTGGGTGGGCTCTTCAGTGGAGCTAAGACCAACGCACGGCTCAGCATGCTAAATGACAGGAGGGATTTAGCCAATCAGGGCTCTTCAAAGCGTCTGGAGAAGCAGAGGGGCAGTGGTAGAGGCTCCAGCTTAGGGATGTTTGAGTCAGACCACCTGTCCGCTCACTCTCTTGCTGACAGCCAGTTCCACTCTCATCAGTCCGGACAGCAAATAAACAGCTTCATGAGCAGCTACAGTAGCCAATCGCAGCGGCCAGAGTTGGCCACTGACCTCTTCTTGGGGTCACGGGAGGAGGAGTGTAGCTcaaggagcaggaagaggggTCTCACTGTGTTTGGAGAGCAGGGGTTGATGTCATTCCAAAATGCCAGGCAGGAGCCAGGACAGATGACCCAGTGCTCCAGTTCCCCCCTCACTG GTGTCCCAAGTAAGAGGAGATATAAGCGTCGTGAGGTGGAGCAGATCcagaaggaggtgaggaggatgTGTTCTCTCTCCAACGTCCTGTCATCCCAGAGGAACTTTGAGCATGTGCAGAAGATCCTCCGTGTTAAGCGCCTGCAGCGACAAGCCAAAACGGGGAACAATGTCATCAAAAGACGCCCTGGACGGCCCCGAAAACAACCCCTAGAAGAGTCAGAGCCTGCCAGTAGGAGGGAGGAAGGCTGGGCTGATGGGCGGGGTTTGGATATATCGACCAGTAGGAGAAGTGATGGGAGGACTCTAGGAATGCCTGTTCTGGAGAGGTGCGTCGACCTGCCAGGTAGGCGGGGCCTGCGGCCTACCTTGACCCCTGAGCCTCTGGAGTTCTCGAATCACGATTCCATCTCAGCAACAATTGAGACCGTGGTGCATCAGGCTCGCTCTGTGCCTCCACTGGCCAGAGGGGGTAAACGCCGAGGCCGGGGCCGGAGGAGGAATGAGCTGTGGGCCCCGTCCAGTCAGTAG